The Ictalurus punctatus breed USDA103 chromosome 9, Coco_2.0, whole genome shotgun sequence genome contains a region encoding:
- the ccdc175 gene encoding myosin heavy chain, striated muscle isoform X5, whose protein sequence is MAACLVPDFPAVNIALEHLGELDKQLRAEGVSFSQEASHHLSKIADAIKELEASRKAVHEELEVETIETGKLRHQLLSQHDDILAEISAAVAAARDANAAEMNQLQLEMANVVREIESMEKRRKLLEEENVLLLPEHQLLSASYTELTEQLNSQLSEKADTQITLNETRNEIRSTKEKIARVHSTRKDLQDNLIRERKQFEETKKMLEKEIDETMNAIQEQTKTNAELHKELNMALAELVKKEENVDELSNQISLLERSTVRLKTSQRKHAEQIEDKIEKSDELTKQKKLREKELRELREELNLQLLKLQENIGTVEREIEEEQKENSVRLEAISKLSSVFRAQRKKEDDALADQSNLSRELEKSKQRLDERFASIGKYKLQIIEMEEEMKELHEANKISVQMFQQNLVVLEGQLAKVKKNRAAFEVEREELCLQMETLKEQHEDNVRKLCSAISLDKTTYSELAEEKKKLKEHEVMSYLIEELTHRISRAEQERKQMEIKYNDEIQQLNVEAESISRARLDEEKELKDQETVLSKAEARFDADQSRHRTLKQQTTELKARKYHLELSIQEVKERTAAMLQPKEDLKKDLQTLRGNHMELLRSHAQQISATERSVYENGLMLEQANMENSRLHLRIEQMKEDIINARKEKEKHTQETGWMKEEVQCIYRSLVEAWIRDKLATEESAEKDQKVLEAMQTFMLQVQERKQHIGSINGRLEAELKAMSTLL, encoded by the exons ATGGCCGCGTGTTTAGTGCCAGACTTCCCAGCTGTGAACATTGCACTGGAACATCTGGGCGAATTAG ATAAGCAGCTGAGAGCAGAGGGAGTGTCGTTCAGTCAAGAAGCCAGCCATCACCTGAGCAAGATAGCAGATGCCATTAAAGAACTg GAGGCATCCAGGAAAGCCGTGCATGAGGAACTCGAGGTGGAAACGATCGAAACGGGAAAACTGCGCCATCAGCTCCTGAGCCAGCACGATGATATCCTTGCTGAAATATCAG CCGCCGTGGCCGCTGCTAGAGATGCGAACGCGGCCGAGATGAATCAGCTCCAGCTGGAGATGGCGAACGTCGTGCGGGAGATCGAGTCGATGGAGAAAAGACGGAAACTTCTGGAGGAAGAAAACGTCCTTCTTTT ACCAGAGCACCAGCTTCTGAGCGCCAGCTACACCGAGCTCACTGAGCAGCTCAACAGCCAGCTGTCAGAGAAAGCCGATACACAGATTACGCTGAATGAAACGAGGAACGAGATCCGGTCTACGAAGGAGAAGATCGCTCGAGTGCACTCAACCAGGAAAGATCTGCAGGACAACCTGATCAGGGAGAGGAAGCAGTttgaagaaacaaagaaaatgctCGAGAAAGAG atTGACGAGACGATGAACGCCATTCAGGAGCAGACGAAGACGAACGCTGAGCTGCACAAAGAGCTGAACATGGCTTTAGCTGAGCTCGTGAAGAAAGAGGAGAACGTTGACGAGCTTTCAAAT CAAATCTCACTGTTGGAGAGAAGTACGGTCAGACTGAAGACATCACAACGGAAACACGCAGAACAGATCGAGGACAAGATCGAAAAATCAGACGAGCTCACAAAGCAGAA AAAGCTCCGTGAGAAAGAGCTACGAGAGCTGAGAGAGGAATTGAACCTGCAGCTGCTCAAGCTTCAGGAGAACATCGGAACG gtggaACGAGAGATAGAAGAAGAACAGAAGGAGAACAGCGTTCGTCTCGAGGCCATCTCTAAGCTTTCATCCGTCTTCAGAGCTCAGAGGAAAAAGGAAGACGACGCTTTGGCGGATCAGAGCAACCTGAGCAGAGA acTGGAGAAATCGAAGCAgaggctggatgagcgcttcGCCTCGATCGGCAAATATAAACTTCAAATCATAGAGATGGAGGAAGAGATGAAAGAGCTTCATGAAGCCAACAA AATCAGTGTGCAGATGTTTCAGCAGAACCTGGTGGTGCTCGAGGGGCAGCTGGCCAAAGTGAAGAAGAACAG ggCAGCGTTTGAGGTCGAGAGAGAAGAACTCTGTCTGCAGATGGAAACTCTTAAAGAGCAGCACGAAGACAATGTGAGAAAACTCTGTTCAGCCATCTCGTTAGACAAGACAACATACAGCGAGTTAGCTGAGGAG AAGAAGAAACTCAAAGAACACGAAGTCATGAGCTATTTAATCGAGGAACTAACACACCGGATCTCCAGAGCGGAACAGGAGCGTAAACAGATGGAAATCAAGTACAATGATGAAATACAGCAACTCAAC GTGGAGGCTGAGTCAATCTCTCGAGCTCGACTGGATGAAGAAAAGGAGCTGAAGGATCAGGAGACGGTGCTGTCAAAGGCCGAGGCTCGGTTTGACGCTGATCAATCTCGACATCGAACCCTCAAACAACAAACaaccg AGCTGAAGGCCAGAAAATATCATCTGGAGCTTTCGATACAAGAGGTGAAAGAGCGAACAGCAGCGATGCTACAGCCAAAG GAAGATCTGAAGAAGGATCTGCAGACTTTACGTGGGAACCACATGGAGCTCCTGCGCTCTCACGCCCAGCAGATCAGCGCCACAGAGAGGAGCGTTTATGAGAACGGACTGATGCTGGAGCAAGCGAACATGGAAAACAGTCGCCTACATCTG CGTATTGAACAAATGAAGGAGGACATCATTAACgcaaggaaagagaaagagaagcacACACAGGAAACGGGCTGGATGAAAGAGGAAGTGCAGTGCATCTACA GAAGTTTAGTGGAAGCCTGGATCAGAGATAAACTGGCTACAGAG GAATCTGCAGAAAAAGACCAGAAGGTTTTGGAAGCCATGCAGACGTTCATGCTGCAGGTCCAGGAAAGGAAGCAGCACATTGGAAGCATCAACGGCAGGCTGGAGGCGGAGCTAAAGGCCATGAGCACACTGCTATAA
- the ccdc175 gene encoding myosin heavy chain, striated muscle isoform X3: MAACLVPDFPAVNIALEHLGELDKQLRAEGVSFSQEASHHLSKIADAIKELEASRKAVHEELEVETIETGKLRHQLLSQHDDILAEISAAVAAARDANAAEMNQLQLEMANVVREIESMEKRRKLLEEENVLLLPEHQLLSASYTELTEQLNSQLSEKADTQITLNETRNEIRSTKEKIARVHSTRKDLQDNLIRERKQFEETKKMLEKEIDETMNAIQEQTKTNAELHKELNMALAELVKKEENVDELSNQISLLERSTVRLKTSQRKHAEQIEDKIEKSDELTKQKKLREKELRELREELNLQLLKLQENIGTVEREIEEEQKENSVRLEAISKLSSVFRAQRKKEDDALADQSNLSRELEKSKQRLDERFASIGKYKLQIIEMEEEMKELHEANKISVQMFQQNLVVLEGQLAKVKKNRAAFEVEREELCLQMETLKEQHEDNVRKLCSAISLDKTTYSELAEEKKKLKEHEVMSYLIEELTHRISRAEQERKQMEIKYNDEIQQLNVEAESISRARLDEEKELKDQETVLSKAEARFDADQSRHRTLKQQTTELKARKYHLELSIQEVKERTAAMLQPKEDLKKDLQTLRGNHMELLRSHAQQISATERSVYENGLMLEQANMENSRLHLVGQSRIEQMKEDIINARKEKEKHTQETGWMKEEVQCIYRSLVEAWIRDKLATEESAEKDQKVLEAMQTFMLQVQERKQHIGSINGRLEAELKAMSTLL; the protein is encoded by the exons ATGGCCGCGTGTTTAGTGCCAGACTTCCCAGCTGTGAACATTGCACTGGAACATCTGGGCGAATTAG ATAAGCAGCTGAGAGCAGAGGGAGTGTCGTTCAGTCAAGAAGCCAGCCATCACCTGAGCAAGATAGCAGATGCCATTAAAGAACTg GAGGCATCCAGGAAAGCCGTGCATGAGGAACTCGAGGTGGAAACGATCGAAACGGGAAAACTGCGCCATCAGCTCCTGAGCCAGCACGATGATATCCTTGCTGAAATATCAG CCGCCGTGGCCGCTGCTAGAGATGCGAACGCGGCCGAGATGAATCAGCTCCAGCTGGAGATGGCGAACGTCGTGCGGGAGATCGAGTCGATGGAGAAAAGACGGAAACTTCTGGAGGAAGAAAACGTCCTTCTTTT ACCAGAGCACCAGCTTCTGAGCGCCAGCTACACCGAGCTCACTGAGCAGCTCAACAGCCAGCTGTCAGAGAAAGCCGATACACAGATTACGCTGAATGAAACGAGGAACGAGATCCGGTCTACGAAGGAGAAGATCGCTCGAGTGCACTCAACCAGGAAAGATCTGCAGGACAACCTGATCAGGGAGAGGAAGCAGTttgaagaaacaaagaaaatgctCGAGAAAGAG atTGACGAGACGATGAACGCCATTCAGGAGCAGACGAAGACGAACGCTGAGCTGCACAAAGAGCTGAACATGGCTTTAGCTGAGCTCGTGAAGAAAGAGGAGAACGTTGACGAGCTTTCAAAT CAAATCTCACTGTTGGAGAGAAGTACGGTCAGACTGAAGACATCACAACGGAAACACGCAGAACAGATCGAGGACAAGATCGAAAAATCAGACGAGCTCACAAAGCAGAA AAAGCTCCGTGAGAAAGAGCTACGAGAGCTGAGAGAGGAATTGAACCTGCAGCTGCTCAAGCTTCAGGAGAACATCGGAACG gtggaACGAGAGATAGAAGAAGAACAGAAGGAGAACAGCGTTCGTCTCGAGGCCATCTCTAAGCTTTCATCCGTCTTCAGAGCTCAGAGGAAAAAGGAAGACGACGCTTTGGCGGATCAGAGCAACCTGAGCAGAGA acTGGAGAAATCGAAGCAgaggctggatgagcgcttcGCCTCGATCGGCAAATATAAACTTCAAATCATAGAGATGGAGGAAGAGATGAAAGAGCTTCATGAAGCCAACAA AATCAGTGTGCAGATGTTTCAGCAGAACCTGGTGGTGCTCGAGGGGCAGCTGGCCAAAGTGAAGAAGAACAG ggCAGCGTTTGAGGTCGAGAGAGAAGAACTCTGTCTGCAGATGGAAACTCTTAAAGAGCAGCACGAAGACAATGTGAGAAAACTCTGTTCAGCCATCTCGTTAGACAAGACAACATACAGCGAGTTAGCTGAGGAG AAGAAGAAACTCAAAGAACACGAAGTCATGAGCTATTTAATCGAGGAACTAACACACCGGATCTCCAGAGCGGAACAGGAGCGTAAACAGATGGAAATCAAGTACAATGATGAAATACAGCAACTCAAC GTGGAGGCTGAGTCAATCTCTCGAGCTCGACTGGATGAAGAAAAGGAGCTGAAGGATCAGGAGACGGTGCTGTCAAAGGCCGAGGCTCGGTTTGACGCTGATCAATCTCGACATCGAACCCTCAAACAACAAACaaccg AGCTGAAGGCCAGAAAATATCATCTGGAGCTTTCGATACAAGAGGTGAAAGAGCGAACAGCAGCGATGCTACAGCCAAAG GAAGATCTGAAGAAGGATCTGCAGACTTTACGTGGGAACCACATGGAGCTCCTGCGCTCTCACGCCCAGCAGATCAGCGCCACAGAGAGGAGCGTTTATGAGAACGGACTGATGCTGGAGCAAGCGAACATGGAAAACAGTCGCCTACATCTGGTGGGTCAGTCG CGTATTGAACAAATGAAGGAGGACATCATTAACgcaaggaaagagaaagagaagcacACACAGGAAACGGGCTGGATGAAAGAGGAAGTGCAGTGCATCTACA GAAGTTTAGTGGAAGCCTGGATCAGAGATAAACTGGCTACAGAG GAATCTGCAGAAAAAGACCAGAAGGTTTTGGAAGCCATGCAGACGTTCATGCTGCAGGTCCAGGAAAGGAAGCAGCACATTGGAAGCATCAACGGCAGGCTGGAGGCGGAGCTAAAGGCCATGAGCACACTGCTATAA
- the ccdc175 gene encoding myosin heavy chain, striated muscle isoform X2: MAACLVPDFPAVNIALEHLGELDKQLRAEGVSFSQEASHHLSKIADAIKELASRKAVHEELEVETIETGKLRHQLLSQHDDILAEISAAVAAARDANAAEMNQLQLEMANVVREIESMEKRRKLLEEENVLLLPEHQLLSASYTELTEQLNSQLSEKADTQITLNETRNEIRSTKEKIARVHSTRKDLQDNLIRERKQFEETKKMLEKEIDETMNAIQEQTKTNAELHKELNMALAELVKKEENVDELSNQISLLERSTVRLKTSQRKHAEQIEDKIEKSDELTKQKKLREKELRELREELNLQLLKLQENIGTVEREIEEEQKENSVRLEAISKLSSVFRAQRKKEDDALADQSNLSRELEKSKQRLDERFASIGKYKLQIIEMEEEMKELHEANKISVQMFQQNLVVLEGQLAKVKKNRAAFEVEREELCLQMETLKEQHEDNVRKLCSAISLDKTTYSELAEEKKKLKEHEVMSYLIEELTHRISRAEQERKQMEIKYNDEIQQLNVEAESISRARLDEEKELKDQETVLSKAEARFDADQSRHRTLKQQTTELKARKYHLELSIQEVKERTAAMLQPKEDLKKDLQTLRGNHMELLRSHAQQISATERSVYENGLMLEQANMENSRLHLVGQSRIEQMKEDIINARKEKEKHTQETGWMKEEVQCIYRSLVEAWIRDKLATEVHFLQQHVARNLQKKTRRFWKPCRRSCCRSRKGSSTLEASTAGWRRS, from the exons ATGGCCGCGTGTTTAGTGCCAGACTTCCCAGCTGTGAACATTGCACTGGAACATCTGGGCGAATTAG ATAAGCAGCTGAGAGCAGAGGGAGTGTCGTTCAGTCAAGAAGCCAGCCATCACCTGAGCAAGATAGCAGATGCCATTAAAGAACTg GCATCCAGGAAAGCCGTGCATGAGGAACTCGAGGTGGAAACGATCGAAACGGGAAAACTGCGCCATCAGCTCCTGAGCCAGCACGATGATATCCTTGCTGAAATATCAG CCGCCGTGGCCGCTGCTAGAGATGCGAACGCGGCCGAGATGAATCAGCTCCAGCTGGAGATGGCGAACGTCGTGCGGGAGATCGAGTCGATGGAGAAAAGACGGAAACTTCTGGAGGAAGAAAACGTCCTTCTTTT ACCAGAGCACCAGCTTCTGAGCGCCAGCTACACCGAGCTCACTGAGCAGCTCAACAGCCAGCTGTCAGAGAAAGCCGATACACAGATTACGCTGAATGAAACGAGGAACGAGATCCGGTCTACGAAGGAGAAGATCGCTCGAGTGCACTCAACCAGGAAAGATCTGCAGGACAACCTGATCAGGGAGAGGAAGCAGTttgaagaaacaaagaaaatgctCGAGAAAGAG atTGACGAGACGATGAACGCCATTCAGGAGCAGACGAAGACGAACGCTGAGCTGCACAAAGAGCTGAACATGGCTTTAGCTGAGCTCGTGAAGAAAGAGGAGAACGTTGACGAGCTTTCAAAT CAAATCTCACTGTTGGAGAGAAGTACGGTCAGACTGAAGACATCACAACGGAAACACGCAGAACAGATCGAGGACAAGATCGAAAAATCAGACGAGCTCACAAAGCAGAA AAAGCTCCGTGAGAAAGAGCTACGAGAGCTGAGAGAGGAATTGAACCTGCAGCTGCTCAAGCTTCAGGAGAACATCGGAACG gtggaACGAGAGATAGAAGAAGAACAGAAGGAGAACAGCGTTCGTCTCGAGGCCATCTCTAAGCTTTCATCCGTCTTCAGAGCTCAGAGGAAAAAGGAAGACGACGCTTTGGCGGATCAGAGCAACCTGAGCAGAGA acTGGAGAAATCGAAGCAgaggctggatgagcgcttcGCCTCGATCGGCAAATATAAACTTCAAATCATAGAGATGGAGGAAGAGATGAAAGAGCTTCATGAAGCCAACAA AATCAGTGTGCAGATGTTTCAGCAGAACCTGGTGGTGCTCGAGGGGCAGCTGGCCAAAGTGAAGAAGAACAG ggCAGCGTTTGAGGTCGAGAGAGAAGAACTCTGTCTGCAGATGGAAACTCTTAAAGAGCAGCACGAAGACAATGTGAGAAAACTCTGTTCAGCCATCTCGTTAGACAAGACAACATACAGCGAGTTAGCTGAGGAG AAGAAGAAACTCAAAGAACACGAAGTCATGAGCTATTTAATCGAGGAACTAACACACCGGATCTCCAGAGCGGAACAGGAGCGTAAACAGATGGAAATCAAGTACAATGATGAAATACAGCAACTCAAC GTGGAGGCTGAGTCAATCTCTCGAGCTCGACTGGATGAAGAAAAGGAGCTGAAGGATCAGGAGACGGTGCTGTCAAAGGCCGAGGCTCGGTTTGACGCTGATCAATCTCGACATCGAACCCTCAAACAACAAACaaccg AGCTGAAGGCCAGAAAATATCATCTGGAGCTTTCGATACAAGAGGTGAAAGAGCGAACAGCAGCGATGCTACAGCCAAAG GAAGATCTGAAGAAGGATCTGCAGACTTTACGTGGGAACCACATGGAGCTCCTGCGCTCTCACGCCCAGCAGATCAGCGCCACAGAGAGGAGCGTTTATGAGAACGGACTGATGCTGGAGCAAGCGAACATGGAAAACAGTCGCCTACATCTGGTGGGTCAGTCG CGTATTGAACAAATGAAGGAGGACATCATTAACgcaaggaaagagaaagagaagcacACACAGGAAACGGGCTGGATGAAAGAGGAAGTGCAGTGCATCTACA GAAGTTTAGTGGAAGCCTGGATCAGAGATAAACTGGCTACAGAGGTACATTTCCTACAGCAGCACGTCGCGag GAATCTGCAGAAAAAGACCAGAAGGTTTTGGAAGCCATGCAGACGTTCATGCTGCAGGTCCAGGAAAGGAAGCAGCACATTGGAAGCATCAACGGCAGGCTGGAGGCGGAGCTAA
- the ccdc175 gene encoding myosin heavy chain, striated muscle isoform X1 produces MAACLVPDFPAVNIALEHLGELDKQLRAEGVSFSQEASHHLSKIADAIKELEASRKAVHEELEVETIETGKLRHQLLSQHDDILAEISAAVAAARDANAAEMNQLQLEMANVVREIESMEKRRKLLEEENVLLLPEHQLLSASYTELTEQLNSQLSEKADTQITLNETRNEIRSTKEKIARVHSTRKDLQDNLIRERKQFEETKKMLEKEIDETMNAIQEQTKTNAELHKELNMALAELVKKEENVDELSNQISLLERSTVRLKTSQRKHAEQIEDKIEKSDELTKQKKLREKELRELREELNLQLLKLQENIGTVEREIEEEQKENSVRLEAISKLSSVFRAQRKKEDDALADQSNLSRELEKSKQRLDERFASIGKYKLQIIEMEEEMKELHEANKISVQMFQQNLVVLEGQLAKVKKNRAAFEVEREELCLQMETLKEQHEDNVRKLCSAISLDKTTYSELAEEKKKLKEHEVMSYLIEELTHRISRAEQERKQMEIKYNDEIQQLNVEAESISRARLDEEKELKDQETVLSKAEARFDADQSRHRTLKQQTTELKARKYHLELSIQEVKERTAAMLQPKEDLKKDLQTLRGNHMELLRSHAQQISATERSVYENGLMLEQANMENSRLHLVGQSRIEQMKEDIINARKEKEKHTQETGWMKEEVQCIYRSLVEAWIRDKLATEVHFLQQHVARNLQKKTRRFWKPCRRSCCRSRKGSSTLEASTAGWRRS; encoded by the exons ATGGCCGCGTGTTTAGTGCCAGACTTCCCAGCTGTGAACATTGCACTGGAACATCTGGGCGAATTAG ATAAGCAGCTGAGAGCAGAGGGAGTGTCGTTCAGTCAAGAAGCCAGCCATCACCTGAGCAAGATAGCAGATGCCATTAAAGAACTg GAGGCATCCAGGAAAGCCGTGCATGAGGAACTCGAGGTGGAAACGATCGAAACGGGAAAACTGCGCCATCAGCTCCTGAGCCAGCACGATGATATCCTTGCTGAAATATCAG CCGCCGTGGCCGCTGCTAGAGATGCGAACGCGGCCGAGATGAATCAGCTCCAGCTGGAGATGGCGAACGTCGTGCGGGAGATCGAGTCGATGGAGAAAAGACGGAAACTTCTGGAGGAAGAAAACGTCCTTCTTTT ACCAGAGCACCAGCTTCTGAGCGCCAGCTACACCGAGCTCACTGAGCAGCTCAACAGCCAGCTGTCAGAGAAAGCCGATACACAGATTACGCTGAATGAAACGAGGAACGAGATCCGGTCTACGAAGGAGAAGATCGCTCGAGTGCACTCAACCAGGAAAGATCTGCAGGACAACCTGATCAGGGAGAGGAAGCAGTttgaagaaacaaagaaaatgctCGAGAAAGAG atTGACGAGACGATGAACGCCATTCAGGAGCAGACGAAGACGAACGCTGAGCTGCACAAAGAGCTGAACATGGCTTTAGCTGAGCTCGTGAAGAAAGAGGAGAACGTTGACGAGCTTTCAAAT CAAATCTCACTGTTGGAGAGAAGTACGGTCAGACTGAAGACATCACAACGGAAACACGCAGAACAGATCGAGGACAAGATCGAAAAATCAGACGAGCTCACAAAGCAGAA AAAGCTCCGTGAGAAAGAGCTACGAGAGCTGAGAGAGGAATTGAACCTGCAGCTGCTCAAGCTTCAGGAGAACATCGGAACG gtggaACGAGAGATAGAAGAAGAACAGAAGGAGAACAGCGTTCGTCTCGAGGCCATCTCTAAGCTTTCATCCGTCTTCAGAGCTCAGAGGAAAAAGGAAGACGACGCTTTGGCGGATCAGAGCAACCTGAGCAGAGA acTGGAGAAATCGAAGCAgaggctggatgagcgcttcGCCTCGATCGGCAAATATAAACTTCAAATCATAGAGATGGAGGAAGAGATGAAAGAGCTTCATGAAGCCAACAA AATCAGTGTGCAGATGTTTCAGCAGAACCTGGTGGTGCTCGAGGGGCAGCTGGCCAAAGTGAAGAAGAACAG ggCAGCGTTTGAGGTCGAGAGAGAAGAACTCTGTCTGCAGATGGAAACTCTTAAAGAGCAGCACGAAGACAATGTGAGAAAACTCTGTTCAGCCATCTCGTTAGACAAGACAACATACAGCGAGTTAGCTGAGGAG AAGAAGAAACTCAAAGAACACGAAGTCATGAGCTATTTAATCGAGGAACTAACACACCGGATCTCCAGAGCGGAACAGGAGCGTAAACAGATGGAAATCAAGTACAATGATGAAATACAGCAACTCAAC GTGGAGGCTGAGTCAATCTCTCGAGCTCGACTGGATGAAGAAAAGGAGCTGAAGGATCAGGAGACGGTGCTGTCAAAGGCCGAGGCTCGGTTTGACGCTGATCAATCTCGACATCGAACCCTCAAACAACAAACaaccg AGCTGAAGGCCAGAAAATATCATCTGGAGCTTTCGATACAAGAGGTGAAAGAGCGAACAGCAGCGATGCTACAGCCAAAG GAAGATCTGAAGAAGGATCTGCAGACTTTACGTGGGAACCACATGGAGCTCCTGCGCTCTCACGCCCAGCAGATCAGCGCCACAGAGAGGAGCGTTTATGAGAACGGACTGATGCTGGAGCAAGCGAACATGGAAAACAGTCGCCTACATCTGGTGGGTCAGTCG CGTATTGAACAAATGAAGGAGGACATCATTAACgcaaggaaagagaaagagaagcacACACAGGAAACGGGCTGGATGAAAGAGGAAGTGCAGTGCATCTACA GAAGTTTAGTGGAAGCCTGGATCAGAGATAAACTGGCTACAGAGGTACATTTCCTACAGCAGCACGTCGCGag GAATCTGCAGAAAAAGACCAGAAGGTTTTGGAAGCCATGCAGACGTTCATGCTGCAGGTCCAGGAAAGGAAGCAGCACATTGGAAGCATCAACGGCAGGCTGGAGGCGGAGCTAA